The Deinococcus sedimenti DNA window TCGCTTTCCAGTTCGGCGAGGATCTCACCGGCGCGGAACGCGTCCTGCTCGACCAGCGCCTCGGCGGGCACGGGCAGGGTCGCCTCGACTTCCTCGCTGTACGCGATGATCGCGCGGCGCGGGAAGCGGTACTGCGCGAGGCCGTCCATCTTGCTGACGACGTTCCCGCCCAGAATCTGGCCGCGCGTGACGTACTCGCCGTCGCGGATCTCGGCGTCGGTGCCGTTGGGGATGGAGTACGTTTCCTGACGGCCGAAGCGCAGTTCACGGTACTCGTCGTCGCTCAGCAGTTCGCCGCGCTTGAGGGGACGGCCGTCCTTCTGGGCGTTGCGGGGATCGGTGACCAGGAAGGAGCTGAAGTACAGCACCTTCTCCAGCTGACCGGCCGAGAGGTCGAGCAGCGTGCCGATCTTGCTGGGGGTGTCCTTCACGTACCAGATGTGCGCGGCGGGCGTCGCCAGGTCGATGTGACCCATGCGGTAGCGCCTGACCTTGCTGCTCGTGACTTCCACGCCGCAGCGCTCGCAGACCTTGCCCTCGTACCGCTGACGCTTGTACTTCCCGCAGGCGCACTCGTAGTCCTTCTGCGGCCCGAAGATGCGCTCGTCGAACAGACCCTCGCGCTCGGGCTTCAGGGTGCGGTAGTTGATGGTTTCGGGCTTTTCAACCTCGCCGAACGACCACTCGCGGATCTTCTCCGGGCTGGCGATGGCGATACGAACTTTGTTGAAATCTTTCATTCGAACTCCTTCGGAGTTGTTGATGGAGGATGGAAGATAGCTGATGGATTGACGCGTCTGTGGTTGTTCTGTCACCCATCAACTATCGACAGGCGCGCAGCGCCTTTAGCGCTTGGGCATCATGCCTTCGAAGATGTCGACGGCCTTGTCGCCGTTGTCGAGCACTTCGACGTCGAGGCCCAGCGAGTGGAGTTCCTTGACGAGCACCTTGAACGATTCGGGGATGGTGCTGCCCGACACTTCTTCGCCCTTGACGATGCTCTGGTACGCGGCGTCGCGCCCGTCGATGTCGTCGGACTTGATGGTGAGCATTTCCTGCAGGACGTGCGCGGCGCCGTACGCTTCGAGCGCCCACACTTCCATCTCCCCGAAGCGCTGCCCGCCGAACTGGGCTTTCCCGCCGAGGGGCTGCTGGGTGATGAGGCTGTAGGGGCCGGTGGAGCGGGCGTGCAGCTTGTCTTCCACCATGTGGTACAGCTTCATGACGTACATGGTGCCGACCACGACGGGGCCACTGATGGGTTCGCCGCTGCGGCCGTCATACAGGACGCTCTTGCCGGTGCGGCTGAGTTCCATCTGGGACTTCTCGTAGTCGCCGCTGGTGTCGCTGATCACGCCGAGTTTCGCGGCGCGGTCGAGGACCTGCTGCTCGCGCTTGTCGAGTTCGAAGCCGTCGTCCTTGTTGCGCTGGATGCGTTCGGCGGCGGCCACTTCGAGCATTTCCTTGATGGTCGCCTCGGTGACGGAGTCGAAGACCGGGGTCTCGAACTTCTGGCCGGTCAGGCGGGCCACTTCACCCAGGTGGGTTTCGAGGATCTGCCCGAGGTTCATGCGCGAGGGCACACCCAGGGGGTTGAACACGAGGTCGACGGGGGTGCCGTCTTCCAGGTAGGGCATGTCCTCGGGGGCCATGATCTTGGACACGACGCCCTTGTTCCCGTGGCGGTTGGCGACCTTGTCGCCGACCTGCAGCTGGCGCTTCTGGGCGACGTACACGCGGACCATCTCACGCACGCCGGGTTTGAGGTCCACGCCCTCGTCGCCGCGGCGGAAGCGGACGGTCTTCACGACGATGCCGCCCTGACCGGACTGCACACGCAGCGAGGTGTCCTTCACTTCGCGGGCCTTCTCACCGAAGATCGAACGCAGGAGGCGCTCTTCGGGGGTGGGTTCGCTTTCACCCTTGAAGCTGGTCTTGCCGACGAGGATGTCGCCGGGTTTGACTTCGGCACCCACGCGGACGATGCCGTCCTCGTCGAGGTCGCGCAGCGCGGCTTCAGACAGGCCGGGGATGTCGCGGGTGATCTTCTCGGGCCCAAGCTTGGTGTCGCGCGCCTCGATCTCGTCCTTCTCGATGTGCACGCTGGTGTAGAAGTCCTTGCGGACCAGACCCTCGCTGATGCAGATCGCGTCTTCGAAGTTGAAGCCGTCGAAGGGCATGATCGCGATCGTGATGTTCTGACCCAGCGCGAGGCGGCCCAGGTCGCTGGCGGGACCGTCGGCGATGACCTGACCGGCGCTCACCGTGTCACCGATGTCCACGATGGGGTGCTGGTCGAGGTTGGTGCCCTGGTTGCTGCGCGTGAAGCGCACGAGTTCGAAGGTGCGGACGTTGCCGACGCTGTAGCCGATGGCGGGCGCGTCCTCGGTCAGGGTGACCTGGATGTTGCGGGCGTCCACGTACGTCACGCGGCCCGTCACGTCACTGACGACGCTGGTGCCGCTGTCGGTCACGACGCGGCGCTCGACGCCGGTGCCCACGGCGGGGCTGTCGGCACGCACGAGCGGCACGGCCTGCGACTGCATGTTGGAACCCATCAGGGCGCGGTTGGCGTCGTCGTGCTCCAGGAAGGGAATCAGGGACGTGTTGATGGACACGATCTGCTTCGGGGACACGTCCATGTAGTCCACTTCTTCCGGGGTGTACCACAGCGGGTCGCCCTTGCGGCGGGCCAGCACGCGCTCGTCACTGAAGGTGCCGTCGTCGTTCAGCGGGCTGTTCGCCTGCGCGACGGTGTAGCGGTCCTCGATGTCGGCGGTCATGTAGATCACGTCGTCGCTGACGCGGCCACCCTCGACCTTGCGGTACGGGGCCTCGATGAAGCCCAGATCGTTCACCTTCGCGTAGGAGGCCAGCGAGGAGATCAGACCGATGTTGGCGCCTTCGGGCGTCTCGATCGGGCAGATGCGGCCGTAGTGGGTACGGTGCACGTCGCGCACGTCGAAACCGGCGCGTTCGCGGGTCAGACCGCCCGGCCCCAGCGCGGAGATACGGCGCTTGTGGCGCAGGTCCGACAGGGGGTTGGTCTGGTCCTTGAACTGGCTCAGCTGGCTGCGGCCGAAGAATTCGCGCATGGCCGCCACGATCGGGCGGTTGTTCACGAGTTTCGTGGGGGTCGCGGCGTCGGGGTTGCCGAGCAGCATGCGCTCGCGCACGCCGCGCGCCATGCGGCCCATGCCCACGCGCAGCTGGTCGGCGAGCAGTTCGCCCACGGTGCGCACGCGGCGGTTCCCGAGGTGGTCGATGTCGTCTTCCGCGACCACGACGTCATGCAGGACGCCGTCCGCGTCAGCCATGCTGACCGTCTCGCGGCCGTACTGCAGCGCCATCAGGTAACGGATGGTGTCCACCAGACCGGCGTCCGTGAACTTGCCGTCCTCGAAGTTCAGCAGGGTGCGTTCCTGACGCTGCACGCCCAGTTTGGTGTTCATCTTGAAGCGGCCGGGTTCGCCCAGGTCGTAGCGGCGCGGGTCGGCCAGCAGGCCGTACAGGTACTGGATGGCCTTGTCACGCTTGGGCGGATCGCCGGGGCGCAGCACCGTGAACAGGCGCAGCAGGGCCTCGTCGGCGCCCATGCCCGCGCTCTTGTCTTCGGGGAGTTCCAGGTCCGGCTCGAACTCCGTGAACAGCGCCTTGAGGCTGGCGTCGTCGTAGCCGAGGACGCGCAGCAGCATCGCCACGGGGAACTTGCGCTTGTTGACCTTCATTTCCAGGATGCCGCCCGCGAACTCCAGTTCTATCCAGGGGCCGCGCTTGGGCATGGGGATGATCGCGCCGGTGTACATCTTCTTGATGCCCTTGTAGGACGAGGTGAAGTACACGCCGGGGCTGCGGTGGATCTGGGAGATGATCACGCGGTCCGCGCCGTTGATGACGAAAGACCCGTCCTCGGTCATCAGGGGCAGGTCGCCCAGGAACACCTGGTCTTCCTTGATCAGGCCGCTGTCCTTGTGGATCAGCTGCAGCTTGGCGTACATGGGAGCCTGGTAGGTGACGTCCTTCTCGCGGCATTCCTCGGGGGTGTAGGGCGGCTCGCCCAGACGGTACTCCAGGAAGTCCAGCACCAGGCCCGTGCTGCGGCCCTTCTCGGTCTCGTCGATGGGGAAGACTTCCTTGAAGGCGCTCTGCAGCCCGACGTTCTCGCGCCCGTCGGGGGCCCGGTCGGCCTGCAGGAAGGCCCTGAAGGAGTTCACCTGAATCTCGGTCAGGTTGGGAAGCGGAATCACGTCCGCGATGTCACCGAATCGCTCGATGCGGGGTCCTTTACCGGTCAAACTCATGTCCACCTCGCACGCCCTCTTGTGGTTCCCGCGCGTTTCCGGGGTGGAGAAACGACGCGTCCGGGAATCGCGGCCCCCTCTGTATCGTGGGCGCGTTCCCTGGAAAATGAATTAGTTTTGCAGACCCGTTCGCCGCAAAGAACTCCTGGCCCGACCCATCATGGTCAGCACAGAGCAGTATACGCCCGTCCGGCATGACCGGTCAACGGGCGCCGCAACACGGGGCGGGCGCGGGTGATGGCGCGAAGTATGCCGCACATCCCCCCCCGGAATCAATCCACCCTGAACCTCAGCCGGACTTCACACAACGGGCAGAATTCTCCCTGGGGGCCTCGTAGCATGAAGGTGTGGACGCCCTCGCCCCCTACCTCCCGCTGATCTACACCATTCTGCGCGGTCTGGCCCTGATCGGCCTGATCCACGCGATCGTCACGCGGCAGCAGGTGTACTGGATCGTCATGCTGCTGTTCGGCGCGCTGTTCGGCGGCCTGTTCGGACTGGCGTTCGCCGCCGTGTACACCTTCATGGTCCTGATCCCCGCCGCGCGCGGGGGCAGCCGCGTGGCCGGGCAGGCGGTGGCGCGCGGCGTCGAGGCCCTCAAACCCCTCGACACCCGCATCCGCGAGGCGCACGAACGCCTGCTTGAAAGCGACACCCTCCAGCACCGCGCCGACCTGGCCGCGCTGCAGGCCCGCGCGGGCCGTCCGGACGACGCGCAGGCCACCCTCGCGCCCCTGCTGAGCGGCATCTACTCCGACGATCCGGTCGTGCTGCTCACCAGCGCCGAACTGGACCTCGCCCGCAGTGACTTCAGCGCCGCCGAGGGCAAACTGAACCGCGTGGACCTGCGCACCAGTGCCGCCACCCGCACCCGCACCCTGACCCTGCTCGCGCAGGCGCAGGACGCCCAGGGCAAACCCGACGCCGACCAGACGTACCGCGACGCCATGACGGCCGCCACCACCGAGGAACCCCGCGCCCGCTACGCCGCCTACCTGATCCGCCAGGGCCGATCCGCCGACGCCCGCGCGCTGCTCGACCAGATCGCCAAGACCGAATCCCGCGCCACCAACCTGTACAAACGCCAGGAACGCGAGTGGTTCCAGATGGCCGCCGGGCTGAGGAAGGACCTGAAGTGATCGCCGCGCCGGTCTACCTGTACGACCTGCCCAGCCCGCAGCGGCCCGCCCAGATCCGGCGGGTAGAAGGCAGCCAGACGGTGTGGACACTGCCCATTCCCGCCGGGCTGACCCGGCAGTCCGCGCAGCTGGGGTTGGGGCAGCTGTGGGTCAGCCTGTGTCCTACAGGCAGTGTCATCGCGGCGTCCGCGTGCGAGACGTGGCAGCTGAACCCGGACACCGGCGCGCGCCTGAACAGCTGGCCGGGCGAACTGTGGACCGCGCAGACCGACGCGGTGGTGCTCGTCACCGACCGCTCCAGTTCCTTCGACGCCCTGGACGTGTTCACCTTCCAGGCGACCGTCGTGCAGGCCACCGGGCCGCGCGCCGTGACCGGGCAGCTCAGCGCCCGCCCGAACTGCGGGGGCTTCGATGTGCTCGGCCTGCGCTGGATGGGGGAGACCCTGCGCCTGAGCGCCCGCGACGGCTGCGGCCTCTGGACGAAAGCGTTTGGAGGGACACCCTGACGACCCCGGAGCAGGGCGTGAGCGTGGTGACCGAGCTGAGTGCCGCCCGCGTGCCCGTCTGCGTGACCGGGACAGGGGAGTGGGTTTACCTCGCGCAGGGAAGCGGGTGGTCGTCACTGACGGACTCCGCCCCGATCTTTCTGGTCACGGTGTTGCAGCGGGGCGCCGCATTTCACTCCGAGCTGCGGAGTCGGCTGGTCGCCGTGGGCCTGAGCCCGGCGCTGGCCGATACTTTCCCGGTTGATTCGAGTGTCCGGCTGGGCCTGACCTGGCCGACGGAGGTCTGGCAGCAGGCGGCGCTGGACTGGCTGGAGCGGGAAGGTGGGGGCGAGGCGTGTCTGCCTGAACTGGAGACCCTCGTGCACACAGGCGCGACGCAGCGGATTCGTCATGCCGCCCGGCGACTGGGACGGGCGGCATGACAGCAGCCACGCGAATAGGCCATCTTTATTACCCGGATAATATTGCCTTCCTGTAATTTACCCGGATAAAATCGGGCCATGGATGCTGACGCGACCTTCACCACCTTCGACGGCCCCACCCGCCGCCTGACCGCGCCCCTCGCGGACACCCTCACCCTGCTGCACGCCCAGCCGCGCGCGGGCCTCCTCACCTTCGACGACCGCACGGGCCGCAGTGTGGACTTCGACCTGAGCGGCGCCCTGGACGAGGTCCTGGCCCGCCACCTGCCGCCCGAGCCGCGCAGTGGCCCGGGCCGCCCGAAGCTGGGCGTCGTGTCGCGCGAGGTGTCGCTGCTGCCCCGGCACTGGGAGTGGCTGGAACGCCAGCGGGGCGGGGCGTCCGCCGCGCTGCGCCGCCTGATCGACGAGGCCCGAAAGGCCGACCCGGACGGTGAACGCCGCGCGCAGGCGCAGGCGGCCACCGACCGCTTCCTGGGCGCGGTGGGCGGGGACCTCCCGGGCTTCGAGGCGGCGACCCGCGCGCTGTACGCCGGGCAGCGCGCCGCGTTCGAGGCCGCGCTGGCCGCGTGGCCGCCGGACGTCCGCACGCACGCCCTGTACCTCGCCGCGCCCGCGCTGGGAGACGCATGAAACGGATTCCGGGCGTGGAGGTGACAGATCGGAACGTCACCGATCTGCCACCTCCACGCCCGGAATCCGTTTCGCTCCTACTCGCATCCGCTCGGATGGAACGGTGTGGTCACACCAGTCCATCGGAGTCCTGATGAAGCACACGCCCCGCCCCGGCATCTACCGCGTGCGGCACGTCGTGTCGGGCCGCAGCCTGATCGGCGGCAGCGTGGACGCCCCCGCGTACCTGAACCGGGTCCGCTTCGAGTTACAGCTGGGATCACACCGCACGCCCGCCCTTCAGCGAGACTGGACGCAGGACGGCGAAGCCGCCTTCGCGTTCGAGGTGCTGGACGACCTGAAGCCTGATCTCGCGGGCCGCGTGGACTCGCACGACCTGGAGGAACTGCTCGCGTTATGGCTGGAGAGACTGGACCTGCCCCCGCACCAGCGGTACTGAACCCCCGCGCGCCCGCGCCTGAACTCTCGGCGTTGGCGGATCACCCGGACGCGACGGTCCGCGCGCAGGTGGCGCGGCACCCGAACACGCCCGCCGCCGTGCTGGGTGTCCTGGCGCCCGAGTTCCCGCAGGTCGTCCTGGCGAACCCGGCGCTGCCGCTGCTGCGACTGGCCGACCCGCACCTGCTGCGCGGCTGGCCGGACGGGGCCTTCCACGCGCTGCTGCGCCTGCCCGACGTGCCCGCGTGGATACGCACGCACCTGATCCGCCACGGCCGCACCGAACTCCTGATTCCGCTGGCGCAGCACCCTGCCCTGCAGGAACCCGAGGTCCTGTCCCTGGCGCGGCACGCGGCGTGGCTGGTCCGCGCCCGGATCGCCGCGCGGCCCGACCTGCCCCCGGACCTGCTGGCCGCCCTGGCCGCCGACCCGGATTACGGCGTGCGGCTGGCCGTCGCATCCCGCCCGTCGCTGCCTGCCGGGGTGGCAGCGCTGCTCCGTGAGGACACCTCTCGCTTCGTGCGGCAGGTCGCCGAGCAGGCCCACCCGGCGGGTCACTGAAAAAACCCCCAGCCGAAGCTGGGGGTTGCACTCCCGGTGAGGGGGGACTTACTTGAGTTCGACCTTGGCGCCAGCGGCTTCCAGCTGGCCCTTGATCTTCTCGGCTTCGTCCTTGCTGGCGCCTTCCTTCAGCACGCCGCCCTTCTCGCTCATGTCCTTGGCTTCCTTGAGGCCCAGGCCGGTGATGGCGCGGATTTCCTTAATGACGTTGATCTTGCTCGCGCCGGCGTCCACCAGGACGACGTCGAACTCGGTCTTCTCTTCGGCGACGGGGCCGGCAGCGGCGGCGGGGCCGGCGGCGACGGCGGCGGTGACGCCCCAGGTTTCCTTCAGACCGTCGATGAGGTCCGCGAGTTCCATGATGGTGAGGGTGCCGAGCTGGTCGATCAGAGCCTGTTTGTCGTAAGCCATGTTGTATTCCTCCGGAATTGAAGTGGGTGGTGCGTGCCTGGGCTCAGCCCGGGCAGAAAGGCAGGTTTAGGCCTGGCCTTCGAGTTTTTCTTTGTACGCTTCGAGGATGCCCACGAAGTTGCTGAGGTGGGCGCTGAGCACGCCGACCAGTTCGCCCTGCAGGCTCTGCTTGCTGCCGAGGCTGGCGAGACGTTCCACAACTTTCACGTCCACGCGGTTGCCTTCGACGAAGCCGGCCTTCACGGCGGGGATGCCCTTGTCATTGCCCTTGGCGGCGTCGCTGAGGGCCTTGGCCACTCCGGCGGGGTCGTCCTGAGCCACGACGATGGCGCTGGGGCCTTTCAGGGCGTCCGCGAAGTCGCGGCCGCTGTCCTGGAGGGCCAGGTTGATCAGGGTGTTCTTGGCAACGATGAGCTGCCCGCCCTTCTCGCGGATGTCTTTGCGCAGTTTACCCAGCTGGCCGGCGGTCAGGCCCTGGTAGTCGACGACGTAGAACGTCTCGACGCCCGAGAGGCTGCCTTTGAGGCTGCTGAGGGTCTGCTGGTTCTTTTCGTTCGCCACGCAGTACCTCCTTGGTGGGAACGAGGTCCAGGTGCACGGTCGCGCCCTGGCAACTCGGCGGGCTGTTTAAACCTGGCAAGGGTCCCCGCTGTCTTTGGTGCCTGAGAAGAAACGGATTGGAAAGGTGCGAGGTGCACCGGGGTGCCGATAAGAAGTGCTGATGGGTGAAGGTTGATGGTCAATGGTGTTTTCGATCAACCATCAACCTTTACCCATCAACGTGCCTGCTTAGGCGTTGCTGCCGCCGCTGAGGGTCAGCTGGATGCTGGGGCCCATGGTGGTGGTCAGGTACGCGCTGCGCAGGAACACGCCCTTGGCGCTGCCGGGCTTGGCGGCTTCGAGGGCACTGATCAGCGCGCTGTAGTTGGCGCTGAGGTTGCCGGGTTCGAAGCTGGCCTTGCCGATGGGGGCGTGCACGACGCCGGTCTTGTCGTTACGGAACTCGATGCGACCGGCCTTGAGGCCCTTGACCATGCCGGCGACGTCGGGGCCGACGGTGCCGCTCTTGGGGTTGGGGAGCAGGCCGCGGGGCCCGAGCAGACGCGCGAGCTTCTGGCCGACCTGGGCCATCATGTCGGGGGTGGCGACAACCGCGTCGAACTCCATGAACCCACCGGCGATGCGCTCGATCAGCTCGTCGCTGCCGACCACGTCGGCGCCAGCGGACTCGGCGGCCTGCACGTTGTCACCCTTGGTGATCACGGCGACGCGCACGGTGCGGCCGGTCCCGTGGGGCAGGGCGACGGTGCCACGCACGTTCTGGTCGCTCTTGCGGGGGTCGATGCCCAGACGGAAGTGCACTTCGACGGTCTCGTCGAACTTCGCGGTGGCGATGTCCTTGACCAGCGCGGCGGCTTCGTCGATGGTGTACTGCTTGCTGCGGTCAACCTTGGCGGTCAGTGCCGTGTAACGCTTGCCGTGCTTAGGCATTGGGGGCCCCCTCGATGGTCACGCCCATGGAGCGGGCAGTGCCGGCGACGGTGTTCGCGGCGGCTTCGACGCTACCGGCGTTCAGGTCGGGCATCTTGGTCTTGGCGATTTCCAGCACCTGCTCCCAGTTGAGCTTGCCGACCTTGGCCTTGTTGGGGGTCGCGCTGCCCTTGGCCAGACCTGCGGCCTTGCGGATCAGGTAGCTCATGGGAGGGGTCTTGGTGATGAAGGTGAAGGAGCGGTCGGCGTAGATGGTGATCTCGACGGGGATGATCGCGTCACCCTTATCGGCCGTCTGCGCGTTGAACGCCTTCGTGAACTCCATGATGTTCGCGCCGTACTGACCGAGCGCGGGACCCACGGGGGGGGCCGGGGTGGCCTTGCCCGCCGGGAGCTGCAGTTTGACAAGCCCTGCGACTTTCTTCATGTGATTCCTCCTTAGCTCCCCCGTGGGTCCGTGTGCGGCCCGGACGGGGTGCTGACGCTAAGTTCCGTCCCATTCGCGGCGCAGCGTGACGCCTGCCGTGAACGGACAGCAACTTTTCCAGTGTACTGCCTGCGGTTGTGTTTTGCCAGTCCCCGCAGGCAGCGGGGTGGGGGTGACCGGTGGGTCGGGGGTTACTTGGCGACCTGGCTGAAGTCGAGTTCCACGGGCGTCTCGCGGCCGAAGATGCTGACGAGCACCTTGACCTTCGCCTGGGGAATGTTGACCTCGCTGATGACGCCGCTGAAGTCCGCGAACGGACCGCCCGTGACGCGCACCATGTCGCCTGCCTTGAAGTCCACCTTGACCTTGGGGGCTTCTTCCTGCACGGGCTGCGTGGCGACGCCGACGCTGGCGAGCAGGCGCTGCACTTCCTCGTGCGACAGGGGCACGGGGCGGGTGGCGGTGCCGACGAAGCCGGTCACGCCGTTGGTGCCGCGCACGACTTCCCAGGATTCGCCCAGTTCGCCGGGCGCGTCGTCATCCTCGACGTCCATCTGCACGAAGACGTAGCCGGGGAACAGCTTGCGCGTGACCTCGACCTTCTTGCCGCCTTCTTGCAGTTCGACCGCTTTCTCTTCCGGCTGGATGACCTGGAAGATCTTCGTGCCTCGCATGCCGAGCTTGGTGGCGCGTTCCATCAGGTGCTGCTGCACGCGGTCTTCCTGACCGACGTACGTGTGCACGGCGTACCATTCGATACTCATTGCAGCACCAGCCTGATCAGGTTGCCGAACAGCAGGTCAAGGGCGTACACGATCAGGGTGAGGGCCACGACGAAGATCAGCACGGCCTGCGTGCCTTCCAGCACCTGCTGGCGGGTCGGCCACGACACGCGCGAGAGTTCAGCGCGCGAATCGCGGAAGTACTGAATCAAGTTCATGCGTTCACCTGCGACAGAGAAGAGAGAAGGAGTGATCCGGCCGGGCGGCCCCCGGACATCCAGGGGACCGCCGAGAGATCAGACCTTCTTCTCTTTGAAGACCACGTGCTTCTTGGCGACGGGGTCGTACTTGCGCAGCTCCATTTTCGCCTGCGTGTTGCGGCGGTTCTTGGTGGTCGTGTAGTAGAAGCCGGTGCCGGCGCTGCTTTCCATTTTCACGATGATGCGGGGGCCGTCTTTCGCCATGAGATGCTCCTTCGCAGAGGGCCGCTCTCCCCCTTGGGGGTCACGGCGTGTCTGCTCCCAGCCACCCCGGAGCGGTCTCCGGAGAGGTCCTTGCCCGCACGGTGGCGGGGTCGGACACGCTGGTAAAAGCCCGCCTTCTGGCGGGCAACATTCGAATTATAGGGAGTCCGGGAGCAGGTGTCCACTGTCCCCAGGATACTGGTCGGAAAAATATCGATGCCACGCGGATTTTCCGTGCATCGGCGCGGTGGGATACGGGCTGTTGCCTCGGAGGCGACCCGGTGCGGGACGGCAAGGAAAGGGGGGAGACCCGC harbors:
- the secE gene encoding preprotein translocase subunit SecE, with product MNLIQYFRDSRAELSRVSWPTRQQVLEGTQAVLIFVVALTLIVYALDLLFGNLIRLVLQ
- the rpmG gene encoding 50S ribosomal protein L33, with protein sequence MAKDGPRIIVKMESSAGTGFYYTTTKNRRNTQAKMELRKYDPVAKKHVVFKEKKV
- a CDS encoding DUF2239 family protein — protein: MDADATFTTFDGPTRRLTAPLADTLTLLHAQPRAGLLTFDDRTGRSVDFDLSGALDEVLARHLPPEPRSGPGRPKLGVVSREVSLLPRHWEWLERQRGGASAALRRLIDEARKADPDGERRAQAQAATDRFLGAVGGDLPGFEAATRALYAGQRAAFEAALAAWPPDVRTHALYLAAPALGDA
- the rplL gene encoding 50S ribosomal protein L7/L12, translated to MAYDKQALIDQLGTLTIMELADLIDGLKETWGVTAAVAAGPAAAAGPVAEEKTEFDVVLVDAGASKINVIKEIRAITGLGLKEAKDMSEKGGVLKEGASKDEAEKIKGQLEAAGAKVELK
- the rpoB gene encoding DNA-directed RNA polymerase subunit beta, with the translated sequence MSLTGKGPRIERFGDIADVIPLPNLTEIQVNSFRAFLQADRAPDGRENVGLQSAFKEVFPIDETEKGRSTGLVLDFLEYRLGEPPYTPEECREKDVTYQAPMYAKLQLIHKDSGLIKEDQVFLGDLPLMTEDGSFVINGADRVIISQIHRSPGVYFTSSYKGIKKMYTGAIIPMPKRGPWIELEFAGGILEMKVNKRKFPVAMLLRVLGYDDASLKALFTEFEPDLELPEDKSAGMGADEALLRLFTVLRPGDPPKRDKAIQYLYGLLADPRRYDLGEPGRFKMNTKLGVQRQERTLLNFEDGKFTDAGLVDTIRYLMALQYGRETVSMADADGVLHDVVVAEDDIDHLGNRRVRTVGELLADQLRVGMGRMARGVRERMLLGNPDAATPTKLVNNRPIVAAMREFFGRSQLSQFKDQTNPLSDLRHKRRISALGPGGLTRERAGFDVRDVHRTHYGRICPIETPEGANIGLISSLASYAKVNDLGFIEAPYRKVEGGRVSDDVIYMTADIEDRYTVAQANSPLNDDGTFSDERVLARRKGDPLWYTPEEVDYMDVSPKQIVSINTSLIPFLEHDDANRALMGSNMQSQAVPLVRADSPAVGTGVERRVVTDSGTSVVSDVTGRVTYVDARNIQVTLTEDAPAIGYSVGNVRTFELVRFTRSNQGTNLDQHPIVDIGDTVSAGQVIADGPASDLGRLALGQNITIAIMPFDGFNFEDAICISEGLVRKDFYTSVHIEKDEIEARDTKLGPEKITRDIPGLSEAALRDLDEDGIVRVGAEVKPGDILVGKTSFKGESEPTPEERLLRSIFGEKAREVKDTSLRVQSGQGGIVVKTVRFRRGDEGVDLKPGVREMVRVYVAQKRQLQVGDKVANRHGNKGVVSKIMAPEDMPYLEDGTPVDLVFNPLGVPSRMNLGQILETHLGEVARLTGQKFETPVFDSVTEATIKEMLEVAAAERIQRNKDDGFELDKREQQVLDRAAKLGVISDTSGDYEKSQMELSRTGKSVLYDGRSGEPISGPVVVGTMYVMKLYHMVEDKLHARSTGPYSLITQQPLGGKAQFGGQRFGEMEVWALEAYGAAHVLQEMLTIKSDDIDGRDAAYQSIVKGEEVSGSTIPESFKVLVKELHSLGLDVEVLDNGDKAVDIFEGMMPKR
- the rplA gene encoding 50S ribosomal protein L1; this translates as MPKHGKRYTALTAKVDRSKQYTIDEAAALVKDIATAKFDETVEVHFRLGIDPRKSDQNVRGTVALPHGTGRTVRVAVITKGDNVQAAESAGADVVGSDELIERIAGGFMEFDAVVATPDMMAQVGQKLARLLGPRGLLPNPKSGTVGPDVAGMVKGLKAGRIEFRNDKTGVVHAPIGKASFEPGNLSANYSALISALEAAKPGSAKGVFLRSAYLTTTMGPSIQLTLSGGSNA
- the rplK gene encoding 50S ribosomal protein L11 gives rise to the protein MKKVAGLVKLQLPAGKATPAPPVGPALGQYGANIMEFTKAFNAQTADKGDAIIPVEITIYADRSFTFITKTPPMSYLIRKAAGLAKGSATPNKAKVGKLNWEQVLEIAKTKMPDLNAGSVEAAANTVAGTARSMGVTIEGAPNA
- the rplJ gene encoding 50S ribosomal protein L10; this translates as MANEKNQQTLSSLKGSLSGVETFYVVDYQGLTAGQLGKLRKDIREKGGQLIVAKNTLINLALQDSGRDFADALKGPSAIVVAQDDPAGVAKALSDAAKGNDKGIPAVKAGFVEGNRVDVKVVERLASLGSKQSLQGELVGVLSAHLSNFVGILEAYKEKLEGQA
- a CDS encoding GIY-YIG nuclease family protein codes for the protein MKHTPRPGIYRVRHVVSGRSLIGGSVDAPAYLNRVRFELQLGSHRTPALQRDWTQDGEAAFAFEVLDDLKPDLAGRVDSHDLEELLALWLERLDLPPHQRY
- the nusG gene encoding transcription termination/antitermination protein NusG → MSIEWYAVHTYVGQEDRVQQHLMERATKLGMRGTKIFQVIQPEEKAVELQEGGKKVEVTRKLFPGYVFVQMDVEDDDAPGELGESWEVVRGTNGVTGFVGTATRPVPLSHEEVQRLLASVGVATQPVQEEAPKVKVDFKAGDMVRVTGGPFADFSGVISEVNIPQAKVKVLVSIFGRETPVELDFSQVAK